In Thermanaeromonas sp. C210, the following proteins share a genomic window:
- a CDS encoding sodium:solute symporter family protein, translating into MLNSTALLIVILYLIGMLGIGWYTNRFLIKNSTDYMLASRALPAIMVAASLSVNNIGGGSSVGVASRAFGNWGLSAGWYVLAAAIGIIPMALFAPRLRRVLAYTIPEVVGRRFGPTSHLITAVLNIVALFCLTASQILASGTIVAALTGIPLDTGIIIAGLVAIIYTVMGGLWADAFTDLFQWIIIFFGLLIALPFIIGGAGGWQAIVSKVPPAKMSLTGIGFATILSLVVQYFITFMSGPEMVSRIYAAKDEREGTKATLLSALFMALYAFIPALIGIVAFATFPNINGNQALATVVFNLAPSWVAGLVCAAIIASTMSSADSDMLCASTIFTKDIYQRYINPQVSDRAQIIMTRIGNVVIGLVAMGIALFQINIITLNIFAFMLRAAGPFAAFALGLVWRGASKTAGLISILAGSAVGIYWQILEEPYGILAIVAGSVAGLVAFAITTWIERGLGGREATPLFED; encoded by the coding sequence ATGTTAAACAGTACCGCACTACTCATCGTCATACTATATCTAATTGGCATGTTGGGTATTGGATGGTACACTAACAGGTTTCTGATCAAAAATAGTACAGACTATATGCTGGCCAGCCGCGCACTGCCGGCCATCATGGTGGCCGCCAGCCTTTCGGTTAACAACATTGGTGGCGGCAGCAGCGTGGGTGTGGCCAGTCGGGCCTTCGGCAACTGGGGCTTATCGGCCGGGTGGTATGTGCTGGCCGCCGCCATCGGTATTATACCTATGGCCCTTTTTGCTCCTAGACTAAGGAGGGTGCTGGCCTACACTATTCCTGAGGTAGTGGGCCGGCGCTTCGGCCCCACCAGTCATCTGATTACTGCCGTATTGAATATTGTAGCCCTTTTTTGCCTGACCGCTTCGCAAATACTTGCTTCGGGTACTATCGTAGCAGCATTAACCGGGATACCCCTTGATACAGGGATTATAATTGCCGGGCTGGTGGCCATAATTTACACCGTCATGGGCGGTCTCTGGGCCGACGCCTTTACCGACTTATTCCAGTGGATAATAATTTTCTTCGGCCTGCTTATTGCACTGCCGTTTATTATAGGCGGTGCTGGCGGCTGGCAAGCAATAGTGAGCAAAGTACCGCCGGCTAAAATGTCTTTAACAGGTATAGGGTTTGCCACTATATTGAGCCTCGTTGTGCAGTACTTTATAACCTTTATGTCCGGGCCGGAAATGGTCTCCCGCATTTATGCGGCTAAAGATGAGCGAGAGGGCACCAAGGCCACCCTGCTGTCTGCCTTATTCATGGCCTTGTATGCTTTCATCCCTGCCCTTATCGGTATCGTAGCCTTTGCCACTTTCCCCAACATCAACGGTAATCAAGCCCTTGCCACCGTGGTATTCAATCTGGCTCCCAGCTGGGTCGCTGGCTTAGTATGCGCTGCCATTATAGCCTCCACCATGTCCAGCGCGGATTCCGACATGCTGTGCGCTTCTACTATTTTCACTAAAGATATTTACCAACGCTATATTAACCCCCAGGTTTCCGATCGGGCCCAGATCATTATGACCCGCATAGGTAACGTTGTTATCGGGCTTGTGGCCATGGGGATAGCCCTCTTCCAGATCAATATCATTACCCTCAATATTTTTGCCTTTATGCTGCGCGCTGCCGGCCCCTTCGCTGCCTTTGCCTTGGGCCTGGTATGGCGAGGGGCGTCCAAGACAGCCGGCTTAATCTCTATCCTGGCGGGAAGCGCCGTCGGCATCTACTGGCAAATCCTTGAGGAGCCCTACGGAATACTGGCCATCGTGGCCGGTTCCGTGGCCGGTTTAGTTGCCTTTGCTATCACTACCTGGATTGAACGGGGCCTGGGCGGCCGCGAAGCTACCCCGCTTTTTGAAGATTAA
- a CDS encoding GntR family transcriptional regulator, with the protein MGRSVFATTREALIDFIRTHNLEDNKLPPEEELVHILGTSRGTIREALRALAREGVVTKRHGRGTFAHRRTLRARMRIDQIQDFTNLIEDGGYRPSIELQGETFGQRVADKSILEKLECGPGEEARQYDCLYRADGRPAIYCKIFIPEKNFVTLPPNRPEVSNVFDFVGKYCGREIVHTLVWFGAEKASPFVAHKLEIEPDTALLTWEELYCGLHDDLVGYSQIYFHPMMNICMLRKT; encoded by the coding sequence TTGGGTAGGTCGGTGTTCGCAACTACTAGAGAGGCCTTAATAGACTTTATACGTACTCATAATTTAGAAGATAACAAACTGCCGCCGGAGGAAGAGCTGGTGCATATTCTGGGTACCAGCCGGGGTACCATTAGAGAAGCCTTGAGGGCTCTGGCCAGGGAGGGTGTGGTCACCAAGAGGCACGGGAGAGGGACTTTTGCCCATCGCCGCACCCTCCGCGCTCGGATGCGCATAGACCAAATTCAGGATTTTACTAACCTTATCGAAGACGGGGGCTATCGTCCCAGTATCGAGCTCCAGGGGGAGACTTTTGGGCAGAGGGTGGCGGATAAATCCATTCTGGAAAAACTGGAGTGCGGCCCGGGAGAAGAGGCTCGGCAGTACGACTGCCTTTATCGGGCAGACGGTAGGCCGGCAATATATTGTAAAATATTTATCCCCGAAAAGAATTTCGTGACGCTGCCGCCCAACCGTCCGGAAGTAAGCAATGTTTTTGACTTTGTGGGAAAATACTGCGGCCGGGAAATCGTTCATACCCTCGTCTGGTTCGGCGCTGAAAAAGCTTCGCCTTTTGTGGCGCACAAACTGGAAATAGAGCCCGATACGGCCCTCCTCACTTGGGAGGAGCTGTACTGTGGCCTCCACGACGACCTGGTAGGTTATTCCCAGATATATTTTCACCCTATGATGAATATTTGCATGCTACGTAAAACGTAA
- a CDS encoding flavodoxin family protein — translation MVVRILGVSGSPRAKGATQLAVRTALEAASELPGVTTEFLDLRGKDIHYCIHCDKCLRQGTAHCVAFKDDMNEHVYESILAADGLILGSPVYHMGTSSLTKLFMNRFRPLGRLFGQGHWSTKVGGAIAVGGVRNGGQETTLGEINNFFLANGMVVVSGGIFAYNGGAVWSNDQKEKGALSDEVGLATVRVLGRRVAAIAGVLKAGREASRLPTSALLGCADDDELQQRLHTFRRRSGEGE, via the coding sequence ATGGTTGTGCGTATTTTGGGGGTAAGCGGCAGCCCGCGGGCCAAAGGCGCCACACAATTGGCGGTCCGGACGGCCCTAGAAGCAGCGTCGGAACTTCCCGGGGTTACCACGGAATTTTTGGACCTCCGCGGCAAAGATATTCATTATTGTATACATTGTGACAAATGCCTGCGTCAGGGAACCGCTCACTGCGTTGCCTTTAAAGATGACATGAACGAGCACGTATACGAGAGTATTTTGGCTGCCGACGGCCTCATCCTGGGTTCGCCGGTCTATCACATGGGAACGTCATCATTAACAAAACTCTTCATGAATCGTTTTCGTCCGCTGGGTAGGTTGTTTGGCCAGGGACACTGGAGCACGAAGGTGGGTGGTGCTATTGCGGTGGGGGGTGTGCGTAACGGTGGCCAGGAAACAACCCTTGGAGAAATAAATAACTTCTTTCTGGCTAACGGTATGGTAGTGGTGAGCGGGGGTATTTTTGCTTACAACGGCGGTGCGGTTTGGTCCAACGACCAGAAAGAGAAAGGAGCTCTGTCTGACGAGGTTGGGCTGGCCACCGTTAGAGTGCTCGGTAGGCGGGTGGCTGCTATTGCCGGGGTTCTAAAAGCCGGCCGGGAGGCGTCGAGACTTCCGACCAGCGCCTTACTTGGTTGTGCCGATGATGATGAATTGCAGCAGAGGTTGCATACTTTCCGCCGCAGATCGGGGGAAGGAGAGTGA
- a CDS encoding ABC transporter ATP-binding protein: protein MGDGYLLEVRGIVKKFPGVVANDHVSFGVYPGEIHALLGENGAGKSTLMKILYGLYRPDAGSIVYKGKEISIPSPQEAIRLGIGMIHQHFMLVESFTVLENIVLGMPPLTKGFLNRQMLAQQVHEKFRDYLKGINLGAEVESLSVGTRQKVEILKALYRGAELLIMDEPTSVLTPQETEDLFVMLRELKKQGCTIIFISHKLDEVLRISDRITVLRDGRVVGTVNRHEVTAEDLSRMMVGRDVSLWLQKRPCRLGKVCLRLRDVSLLDTKGKALLDRVYLELREGEILGVAGVDGNGQTELAEVIAGIRPVTRGSIELLGREVSGLSTRQRLEMGLSYVPADRQHQGLVMEFTVAENFVLETYYSPPFTRRWSLQWREIFEFARRLVREYDVRTPGPQTRVKHISGGNQQKIVMGRELSRSPRVMVVARPTWGLDVGAREYIHRRLLDQRDRGVAILLISTDLEEVRSLSDRLVVIYEGRIMGEVDPGTTKVETIGMLMAGVKQEAS from the coding sequence ATGGGGGACGGCTATTTGTTAGAAGTCCGAGGCATCGTGAAGAAGTTTCCGGGCGTGGTAGCCAACGATCATGTTTCCTTTGGTGTATATCCGGGAGAAATCCATGCTCTGTTGGGAGAAAATGGCGCCGGAAAGTCCACCCTGATGAAGATATTGTACGGGCTGTACCGACCGGATGCCGGCAGCATCGTGTACAAGGGGAAGGAGATAAGCATACCTTCACCTCAGGAGGCTATCCGCCTGGGTATCGGGATGATTCACCAGCACTTTATGCTGGTAGAAAGTTTTACGGTGCTGGAAAATATCGTCCTGGGTATGCCGCCTTTGACCAAAGGTTTCCTGAACCGGCAGATGCTTGCCCAACAAGTGCATGAGAAATTTAGAGATTATCTCAAAGGTATCAATTTAGGTGCAGAAGTGGAATCCTTGTCGGTGGGTACCCGGCAGAAGGTAGAAATCCTAAAGGCCCTTTACCGGGGTGCAGAATTGCTTATAATGGATGAGCCTACCTCCGTCTTGACTCCCCAGGAAACCGAGGATCTATTCGTTATGCTCCGGGAGCTCAAAAAACAAGGCTGCACTATTATTTTCATCTCCCATAAACTTGACGAGGTTTTGCGGATTAGTGATCGCATAACCGTACTGCGGGACGGCAGGGTGGTGGGAACCGTAAACCGCCACGAGGTGACCGCTGAAGATCTTTCCCGCATGATGGTGGGTAGGGACGTATCCTTATGGCTACAGAAAAGGCCGTGTCGTCTCGGGAAGGTATGCCTCAGGTTAAGGGACGTATCTCTCCTTGATACCAAAGGCAAAGCGCTGTTGGACCGGGTTTACCTGGAGCTGCGCGAGGGAGAGATACTGGGAGTGGCTGGGGTGGACGGCAATGGTCAGACGGAACTGGCAGAGGTGATAGCGGGGATCCGCCCGGTGACCCGTGGCAGTATTGAGCTGCTCGGAAGAGAAGTTTCCGGCCTGTCTACCCGCCAACGGTTGGAGATGGGGTTGTCTTACGTCCCGGCCGACCGGCAACACCAGGGGTTGGTAATGGAGTTTACCGTTGCCGAAAATTTCGTCTTAGAAACATATTATTCCCCGCCTTTCACGCGGAGATGGTCGCTGCAATGGAGGGAGATATTTGAGTTTGCTCGGCGATTAGTCCGTGAGTATGACGTGAGGACTCCAGGGCCGCAGACGCGCGTCAAACACATTTCCGGTGGCAATCAGCAGAAGATAGTCATGGGGCGCGAGCTATCACGCTCCCCACGAGTTATGGTCGTGGCCCGGCCGACCTGGGGTCTGGACGTAGGAGCCCGCGAATATATTCATCGCCGGCTTCTTGACCAAAGGGACAGGGGAGTAGCCATACTCCTTATCTCCACCGACCTCGAAGAAGTCAGATCCCTTTCCGATCGGCTGGTGGTAATTTATGAAGGAAGAATTATGGGGGAGGTGGATCCTGGGACAACCAAGGTGGAAACCATAGGTATGCTGATGGCAGGTGTTAAGCAAGAGGCATCCTGA
- a CDS encoding BMP family protein, with protein MRKTGKGWMGLLVALLLVLSMAACGKQGGPAGEEKASDGGQNRVVKVAVAFPGSIKDLGWNQDLYEALMRAGAKYGLEVSFQKSVAQSELKDVLRNYAADGYDLVIAADLYFTDTTVEVAQEFPQTMFAIVHGTKAGGNVAAVTTSNWESTYLAGALAGLITKTNKIGILTATDSPVALKMVKGFKNGARETNPNVEVLHSFVGNWNDVVKGKELVRSMVKQGADVIYTQSGQVNVGAVEAAKEAGVYAIGSMVDMWEIAPDTVVASAIAPPGALLEKLIDMYMEGTLQGKRYVFGIKDGVEDLSPYHNFEDKLSQEVKDKVAVVRQKLIEGKVPEPSL; from the coding sequence GTGAGGAAGACAGGCAAAGGTTGGATGGGCCTACTGGTAGCGTTGTTGTTGGTCCTGTCGATGGCCGCCTGTGGTAAGCAGGGAGGCCCTGCTGGAGAAGAAAAGGCTAGCGATGGCGGGCAGAACAGGGTTGTCAAGGTAGCGGTAGCCTTTCCAGGGTCCATTAAAGACCTGGGTTGGAACCAAGACCTGTATGAAGCCCTGATGCGGGCTGGGGCCAAGTACGGCCTGGAGGTCAGCTTCCAGAAATCTGTAGCTCAGTCGGAGCTGAAGGATGTGTTGCGGAACTATGCGGCCGATGGATATGACCTCGTAATTGCTGCTGACCTCTATTTCACCGACACTACGGTGGAAGTGGCCCAGGAATTCCCCCAGACCATGTTCGCCATAGTACACGGGACTAAAGCGGGTGGCAACGTCGCCGCAGTGACTACCTCCAACTGGGAAAGTACCTACCTGGCGGGGGCCCTGGCGGGTTTGATAACGAAAACTAATAAGATCGGCATCCTCACCGCCACCGACAGCCCTGTGGCCTTGAAAATGGTAAAGGGGTTCAAAAACGGGGCCCGGGAAACTAATCCTAATGTTGAAGTCCTGCACTCTTTTGTAGGGAACTGGAACGATGTAGTCAAAGGGAAGGAACTGGTACGCTCAATGGTTAAGCAGGGGGCGGACGTTATCTACACCCAGAGCGGCCAGGTAAACGTAGGGGCAGTAGAAGCGGCTAAAGAAGCCGGGGTTTATGCCATAGGTTCCATGGTGGATATGTGGGAAATCGCTCCCGATACCGTAGTGGCCAGTGCGATAGCTCCTCCGGGAGCCCTTCTGGAGAAACTTATCGATATGTATATGGAAGGCACCCTGCAAGGTAAGAGATACGTCTTCGGGATAAAGGATGGGGTAGAAGATTTGTCACCTTACCATAATTTCGAAGACAAATTATCGCAGGAAGTTAAAGACAAAGTCGCAGTCGTAAGGCAAAAGCTTATCGAGGGTAAAGTTCCCGAACCGAGCCTTTGA
- a CDS encoding ABC transporter permease, translating to MIAILIALLLGAVVIGLAGVNPLLAYVQMFGGIFGSPYSVGETLNRFIPMVFAALGFSIAYQAGFFNAGGEGQIYIGALAAGLVGIYVPFLPWPLHILLVLVAGCLAGALWSWVAGWLRVRFGANELINTMMLNYIAILLVDVLLVTWLKNPADIIDQSPPVAATARLPILLPGTRLHWGFILALLAPLATYYFLWRTPLGFALRMVGTNPRAAVYAGIPVGGVTLLAALISGSLAGLGGALELVGNQHRLVRGFSPGYGFDAIGASVMARNNPLAIVFTSFLFAALRVGAGALQRKVGVPLPLVQVLDGLIIVLVIGSYYFSDRLSQAATRGGS from the coding sequence ATGATTGCCATATTAATCGCACTCCTTTTAGGAGCCGTTGTAATCGGCCTGGCAGGAGTGAATCCGTTGCTGGCTTACGTCCAAATGTTTGGGGGAATATTTGGAAGCCCCTACAGTGTTGGTGAAACTCTGAACAGGTTTATTCCCATGGTGTTTGCCGCGCTAGGATTTAGTATTGCCTATCAGGCCGGCTTTTTCAACGCAGGGGGAGAAGGGCAGATATATATAGGTGCGCTGGCAGCCGGCCTGGTAGGAATATATGTCCCGTTCTTACCGTGGCCGCTCCACATCCTGCTGGTGCTGGTGGCCGGTTGCCTGGCCGGAGCTCTCTGGTCATGGGTCGCCGGTTGGCTCCGGGTGAGGTTCGGAGCCAATGAATTGATCAACACCATGATGTTAAATTATATAGCCATCTTGCTGGTGGACGTTCTTTTGGTCACCTGGCTGAAAAACCCCGCTGACATCATCGATCAGTCTCCCCCTGTTGCCGCTACTGCCAGACTGCCTATTCTACTTCCCGGAACGAGGCTGCACTGGGGTTTTATTTTAGCCCTACTCGCCCCCCTGGCAACTTACTACTTCCTTTGGCGAACGCCCCTGGGTTTTGCCCTGCGTATGGTGGGCACCAATCCCCGTGCCGCAGTCTATGCCGGGATTCCAGTCGGCGGTGTAACCCTACTGGCTGCGTTAATTTCGGGGAGCCTGGCCGGCTTGGGCGGTGCATTAGAATTAGTAGGGAACCAGCACCGTCTGGTACGCGGCTTTTCTCCCGGCTACGGGTTTGACGCCATCGGCGCTTCGGTCATGGCCAGGAACAATCCTTTAGCTATCGTCTTTACTTCATTTCTGTTTGCGGCCCTAAGGGTGGGGGCCGGCGCCCTGCAGAGGAAAGTCGGGGTTCCTTTGCCCCTCGTACAAGTGCTGGACGGCCTGATAATAGTTTTGGTCATCGGCAGCTACTATTTTAGCGACCGCCTCAGCCAGGCAGCCACGAGGGGGGGATCTTAA
- a CDS encoding ABC transporter permease yields the protein MEGSLGIALVSWAVMSIRMMTPLLYTALGGVFAEKVGIFNFGLEGMMLAGAFFGYLGTLVGGSVWVGVIFALCIGALTGLVMGYFAVGLRASQMVFGIGVNIFYLGLTNYLYRILSAGEGSLEVALFPTIKIPLLADIPVLGPILFEHNLLVYLALLLVVLSWWFFYHTATGLSFRSAGENPAAADTAGINVVRVRYAAAVVSGMLAAMGGGFLTLTQVSRFLEDISHGRGWIALAAVIFGKWNPWGVMGACFLFGAATALQMQMQVLGVKVPYQVVEMIPYLLTMLALAGMIGRVRRPASLGKAYVKE from the coding sequence ATGGAAGGCAGTTTGGGCATAGCTTTAGTTTCTTGGGCCGTAATGTCCATAAGGATGATGACACCATTGCTTTACACCGCCTTAGGCGGCGTTTTTGCCGAGAAGGTAGGCATCTTCAACTTTGGCCTAGAAGGTATGATGCTGGCCGGCGCCTTTTTCGGGTACCTCGGAACCCTCGTGGGAGGTAGCGTATGGGTAGGTGTGATCTTTGCTCTCTGCATCGGCGCCCTTACCGGCCTGGTTATGGGGTACTTTGCAGTAGGCTTGAGGGCCAGCCAAATGGTCTTTGGCATAGGAGTGAATATCTTTTACTTAGGTCTAACCAACTACCTGTACCGCATATTAAGTGCCGGTGAAGGATCTCTTGAGGTAGCCTTGTTTCCGACCATTAAAATTCCCCTTCTGGCCGATATCCCAGTCCTGGGCCCGATCCTCTTTGAGCATAACCTGCTGGTGTACTTGGCGTTACTTTTGGTGGTCCTCTCGTGGTGGTTTTTCTATCACACTGCGACGGGCCTCTCCTTTCGGTCCGCAGGAGAAAATCCGGCCGCGGCGGATACCGCAGGCATTAATGTGGTCCGTGTTCGTTACGCAGCTGCGGTTGTGAGCGGTATGCTAGCCGCCATGGGCGGGGGATTTCTAACCCTAACTCAGGTTAGCCGCTTTTTGGAAGATATAAGCCACGGGCGCGGTTGGATAGCGCTGGCGGCGGTTATCTTTGGGAAATGGAATCCCTGGGGAGTTATGGGGGCCTGCTTCCTTTTCGGAGCCGCTACTGCCTTGCAAATGCAGATGCAGGTTCTGGGGGTCAAGGTGCCTTACCAGGTTGTGGAGATGATCCCCTATCTGCTCACCATGCTCGCCCTCGCCGGCATGATCGGCCGGGTCAGGCGACCGGCATCCCTGGGCAAGGCCTATGTGAAGGAATGA
- a CDS encoding polysaccharide deacetylase family protein, with product MERRIALTFDGAPNPPGTYNILATLEAHRIRATFFMEGHRVLKEKECAMAVKNAGHEIGNHSFSHRNFDELSLTECQEEILRADAVLRGELGVVTRLLRPPGGRLTDGVRDLALGMGYDIVLWTFSIRDWEGPDSASLAARVLEQVRDNCVVVFHDRVPWVPEALEIVIPALKRKGFEFKTVSELGRRGIIK from the coding sequence TTGGAAAGACGGATTGCCCTGACCTTTGACGGCGCTCCCAACCCTCCAGGGACTTACAATATTCTGGCGACCCTGGAGGCTCACAGGATAAGGGCCACTTTTTTCATGGAGGGGCACAGGGTCCTAAAGGAAAAGGAGTGTGCTATGGCAGTAAAAAATGCCGGCCACGAAATAGGTAACCACTCCTTTTCCCACCGCAACTTCGATGAGTTGAGTTTAACAGAATGCCAAGAAGAAATACTTCGAGCCGACGCGGTGCTAAGGGGAGAGCTGGGGGTGGTTACGCGGCTGCTGAGGCCACCTGGCGGGAGGCTGACCGACGGGGTGCGGGACCTTGCTTTAGGGATGGGCTACGATATAGTGCTTTGGACCTTCAGCATAAGAGATTGGGAAGGTCCTGATTCTGCCAGTCTGGCCGCAAGGGTGCTGGAGCAGGTACGCGACAACTGTGTGGTGGTCTTTCATGATCGCGTTCCCTGGGTTCCGGAGGCCCTCGAGATAGTAATACCTGCCCTGAAAAGGAAAGGCTTTGAGTTTAAAACTGTTTCTGAACTGGGTCGGCGGGGAATTATCAAGTAA
- the mch gene encoding methenyltetrahydromethanopterin cyclohydrolase: protein MFSVNQEAVRIVREKIIPRAEELNCKVIRLANGAMVIDMGVEVPGGWLAGQLFVEATIGGLGQACFGRFSLGAIDLPSIDVYIDHPQEACLSSQFSGWKLPGKDIPGYIIPIGSGPARAIARNDIFAQAWSYKDIHHAAVFAAQTTELPDASLAESIAEACQIPVENVYILAARTGSLVGSIQVCSRTVEASMWRMVRKGFDISKVISGMGSCPIPPPIRDELKAMDRTNTSLLYGGMVRYVVDCTDEEIEQVIDQLPLSASRLFGTPFLELFEAADRDFYKVDKDIHTIAFYEIMNVSSGRTFRAGQLREDMLKQSLFD from the coding sequence ATGTTCAGCGTCAACCAAGAAGCCGTCAGGATCGTCCGGGAAAAGATTATCCCTAGAGCCGAGGAACTGAACTGCAAGGTTATACGCCTTGCCAATGGGGCTATGGTTATCGATATGGGAGTAGAAGTACCGGGCGGCTGGCTGGCGGGTCAATTGTTCGTCGAAGCCACCATCGGAGGACTGGGACAGGCATGCTTCGGCCGATTCTCCCTGGGTGCAATCGACCTGCCCTCCATAGACGTGTATATTGATCATCCTCAGGAGGCCTGTCTTTCCTCCCAGTTTTCCGGATGGAAACTGCCGGGGAAAGACATTCCCGGCTACATCATTCCCATAGGGTCGGGGCCTGCACGTGCCATTGCGCGTAACGATATTTTTGCCCAAGCCTGGTCGTATAAGGACATCCACCATGCGGCAGTTTTTGCTGCCCAGACTACCGAACTGCCTGATGCGTCTCTGGCTGAATCCATTGCTGAAGCGTGTCAGATTCCGGTAGAGAACGTCTACATCTTGGCCGCCCGCACCGGCAGTCTGGTGGGGAGCATACAGGTATGTTCCCGGACCGTAGAGGCCAGCATGTGGCGCATGGTACGTAAAGGGTTCGACATAAGCAAAGTTATTAGTGGCATGGGATCCTGCCCGATTCCACCCCCCATACGGGACGAGCTCAAGGCTATGGACCGTACTAATACCTCTTTACTTTATGGAGGTATGGTTAGATATGTGGTCGACTGTACGGACGAAGAGATCGAGCAGGTTATAGACCAGCTGCCTTTGAGTGCTTCCCGTTTATTTGGGACGCCTTTCTTGGAACTTTTTGAGGCTGCTGACCGGGACTTCTACAAGGTAGACAAAGACATCCACACTATTGCCTTCTATGAAATCATGAATGTTTCCTCGGGACGCACCTTCCGGGCTGGACAGCTGCGCGAAGACATGCTTAAGCAGTCGCTTTTTGACTGA
- a CDS encoding amidohydrolase family protein, with the protein MVDLLLKNAHLCGEDVGKDVAIQGERIVAVGPNLPTEARQVINVGGRTILPAFVDCHIHLDKAWTMDKITNESGTLEEAIDNFMHYFEQADEEDIYQRAMMAAERAVAYGTGALRTHTTVDSRQGLKALRPLLALRERLRGKLEIQVVIFPSFRGGDALHVKKLIIQALAAGADVLGGCPNLHPDGRTFIDEMFTLAREYSVPIDFHVDESDEPNADVLEYLAEKTLVEGMQGRVTASHCCSLAAVPQAVADRIIGKVRDAGLNVVTLPSCNMFLMGRRDPQPIRRGVTMVNELLQAGVNVAYASDNVRDPFRPFGNGDMLEEALFTAQVIQKGYRKGILEVLEMGTYRAAKVMGLQEYGLAPGNYADIVVLEAPDAVEAVLSQARRTLVIHRGRIVAREGKMVETCP; encoded by the coding sequence ATGGTAGACTTATTGCTTAAGAACGCCCATCTGTGTGGCGAAGACGTCGGTAAAGATGTAGCCATCCAGGGGGAACGCATCGTAGCCGTCGGTCCCAATCTACCGACAGAGGCCCGGCAGGTAATAAACGTGGGAGGGAGAACCATACTTCCGGCCTTTGTAGACTGCCATATTCACCTCGACAAAGCCTGGACTATGGACAAGATAACTAACGAGAGCGGCACCTTGGAAGAAGCTATTGACAACTTTATGCATTACTTCGAACAGGCCGACGAGGAGGATATCTATCAGCGGGCTATGATGGCGGCCGAAAGGGCTGTGGCTTATGGTACAGGGGCGCTGCGTACCCATACAACTGTGGATTCACGCCAGGGCCTTAAGGCCCTCCGACCCCTCTTGGCGTTGAGGGAGCGCCTGCGGGGAAAGCTTGAGATCCAGGTAGTGATTTTTCCTAGCTTCCGAGGAGGAGATGCCCTGCATGTGAAGAAATTAATTATCCAGGCTCTAGCGGCAGGGGCCGACGTGCTCGGAGGGTGTCCTAACCTACACCCGGATGGGCGCACTTTTATTGATGAGATGTTTACGTTGGCCAGGGAGTATAGCGTACCCATTGATTTTCACGTGGATGAAAGTGATGAACCTAATGCCGATGTGCTGGAGTACCTGGCCGAAAAGACTTTGGTCGAAGGTATGCAAGGGAGAGTTACGGCAAGCCACTGCTGTTCTCTTGCCGCCGTACCCCAGGCGGTGGCCGACCGCATTATAGGTAAAGTAAGGGATGCCGGTCTTAACGTGGTCACCCTCCCGTCCTGTAATATGTTCCTGATGGGGCGTCGGGACCCCCAGCCCATCCGGCGGGGCGTCACCATGGTTAATGAACTTTTGCAGGCAGGTGTAAATGTGGCCTATGCCTCCGATAACGTTCGGGACCCTTTCCGGCCCTTCGGCAATGGGGATATGCTGGAGGAAGCTCTGTTTACGGCCCAGGTAATTCAGAAAGGGTACCGGAAGGGCATCCTAGAAGTGCTGGAGATGGGCACTTATCGGGCGGCGAAAGTGATGGGCCTCCAGGAATATGGCCTAGCGCCGGGGAACTATGCAGACATTGTAGTATTGGAAGCCCCTGATGCCGTCGAGGCAGTGCTTTCCCAGGCAAGAAGAACCCTCGTAATTCACCGCGGTCGCATAGTCGCGCGGGAAGGTAAGATGGTGGAGACGTGCCCATAA